From a single Fulvivirga ulvae genomic region:
- the surE gene encoding 5'/3'-nucleotidase SurE has product MKRPLILVSNDDGITSKGIRTLVEVMKELGEVVVVAPDSPQSGMGHAITIGNTLRLEETDIFDGVTAYECSGTPADCVKLAKHFVLKDRRPDLVVSGINHGSNTSISILYSGTMSAAIEGAIEGMPAIGFSLCDYSSDADFSHTREHVKKIAQTVLEKGLAKGVALNVNIPPKRNEEIKGIKICRQARAKWQEEFDQRYDPNGRRYFWLAGNFVNFDKGEDNDEWSIANNYVSVVPCLFDLTAHHAISMMNDEWDF; this is encoded by the coding sequence ATGAAAAGACCACTGATCTTAGTATCAAACGACGATGGTATAACGTCAAAAGGAATCCGTACCCTGGTAGAGGTGATGAAGGAGCTTGGCGAGGTAGTAGTAGTAGCACCTGACAGCCCGCAATCAGGAATGGGACATGCCATAACCATCGGTAATACACTCAGACTTGAGGAAACCGATATTTTTGATGGAGTTACCGCTTATGAATGTTCCGGAACCCCTGCCGATTGTGTAAAGCTGGCGAAGCATTTTGTGCTAAAGGACCGGCGTCCTGACCTTGTCGTTAGTGGCATAAATCACGGGAGCAATACTTCTATCAGTATATTATATTCAGGCACGATGTCAGCAGCTATTGAGGGAGCAATAGAAGGTATGCCTGCTATTGGCTTTTCACTCTGTGATTATTCTTCTGATGCGGATTTTTCCCATACCAGGGAGCATGTCAAAAAAATAGCCCAAACGGTGTTGGAGAAGGGGCTGGCCAAGGGTGTGGCTCTTAATGTTAACATTCCTCCAAAAAGAAATGAAGAGATCAAGGGGATCAAAATCTGCAGACAGGCCAGGGCCAAATGGCAAGAGGAGTTTGACCAGCGCTATGACCCCAACGGTAGAAGATACTTCTGGCTGGCAGGAAATTTCGTGAATTTTGACAAAGGTGAGGATAACGATGAGTGGTCTATTGCTAATAACTATGTATCCGTGGTACCTTGCCTGTTTGATCTTACAGCGCACCATGCCATAAGCATGATGAACGATGAGTGGGATTTTTAA
- a CDS encoding DUF6048 family protein, which translates to MKLQLQHIFSILLFFLFCQIAVAQADTSTGTGADTTIIKIDAGPSIYLDYGKLLTIPTDFETKFEAGISFRLKNRLSPNVQVGMGKMEPGGAINNGAYLTEGWYGRIGINYLMPIDNKSMLYAGAKYAVSRFDESGTYEIGSDLWDNYKNGFSREGLQADWFEVIIGSETKLDSHWSLGGYFSLRILNKRDEFSPIDTYAIPGYGRAFDNTTPAVNVYIRFSL; encoded by the coding sequence ATGAAGCTACAGTTACAGCATATTTTTAGCATACTACTTTTCTTCCTGTTTTGCCAGATTGCCGTGGCGCAGGCTGACACGAGTACGGGTACCGGTGCTGATACCACCATTATTAAAATAGATGCAGGCCCGAGTATTTATCTTGATTATGGTAAGTTACTGACTATCCCTACTGATTTTGAAACCAAGTTTGAAGCTGGCATCTCATTCCGACTTAAGAACAGGTTATCTCCAAATGTACAGGTTGGCATGGGTAAAATGGAGCCGGGTGGTGCCATCAATAATGGCGCATACCTTACCGAGGGATGGTACGGCCGCATTGGTATAAATTACCTCATGCCTATAGATAATAAAAGTATGCTCTATGCCGGTGCAAAATATGCTGTAAGCAGATTTGACGAGAGTGGCACCTACGAAATAGGTAGTGACCTGTGGGACAATTACAAAAACGGCTTTAGCCGGGAAGGTTTACAAGCTGACTGGTTTGAGGTTATAATAGGTTCGGAAACAAAACTCGACAGTCACTGGTCTCTGGGTGGATACTTCAGCTTAAGAATTTTAAACAAAAGGGATGAGTTCAGTCCTATTGACACCTACGCCATCCCCGGTTATGGCCGCGCTTTTGATAATACTACGCCTGCAGTCAACGTCTATATCCGATTCAGCCTGTAG
- a CDS encoding S8 family peptidase codes for MRGNILTPLFIVASIWCVILPARHTTALAQVNKMDYADNQLIVKFSGDIAISRRQTGRLSIDDPRIRELNKRLNVIRAESLVPDNMSGTGSSADRNGVLTTQQPVLYTFGERIDVSAIILILMKTGFYEYAEPNYIGYGGAPCTVTPNDEYYNNRQWGLNNDGTLTANSIEGADIDMEKAWGVTTGDTSVVVAILDSGVKLDHPEFDGRLWVNMGEIADNLLDDDDNGYYNDYHGWDFVNNDNDPVDDHGHGTNVAGIIGATGNNGIGYAGMDWKCKLMTCKVLDENNSGFYSAWVSGIYYAVNNGADVINMSVGGTSYSAAMKDAVGYARDNGVPVVASMMNTDSDQVFYPAGYEEVIAVGATNPDHSRANPFFFDPASGSNYGAHIDIVAPGNFIYGLNYKGNNDYNRMWGGTSQAAPFVTGVISLMKGIRSDLSVDSIKNILYSTAMDEVGLPEEDTGGWDKYHGHGVLNAYQAVSGLAVTYEDQLLCSGSDYTFPDGVVLTDITENLIRTSTLLSQNNCDSIVVTSLVVKPTYSRTQEVSVCSGENYTFPDGTIAAGISEAFAHTSQLTTAYGCDSLISTVVNVNTVYEIDEEVAVCSGGDYTFPDGTIVTGISSEMVHTSTFETAQHCDSLITTKVSIRPNHHTEQEVQICSGGSYVFADNTVLENIVDDTVYVSHFKTEYQCDSLITTSISVTPNYELTEEVEVCLGNSYTFPDGTSKENITGDITYSSQLATATGCDSLITTHVQVRSVDAKILVGGQTLICNAQEAEYQWINCANGSVIIEGEVSQTFKPLQSGSYAVIVSKDGCQATSECLEVTPLGVGDSEQELVRVYPNPTYGGLVIETNGLGEHFKVEVTDLSGKAINVPVLYESGKLKVHIDRPSGIYLLHVYDKAGVTTFKIIKE; via the coding sequence ATGAGGGGAAATATACTTACACCTTTATTTATAGTGGCTTCTATATGGTGCGTAATTCTGCCAGCAAGGCATACTACTGCGTTGGCTCAGGTGAATAAAATGGATTATGCCGATAACCAGCTGATAGTTAAATTCAGCGGTGACATTGCGATATCCCGCCGGCAAACAGGAAGACTGTCAATTGATGATCCCAGGATCAGGGAACTTAACAAAAGGTTGAATGTAATCAGAGCAGAAAGTCTCGTGCCAGATAATATGTCGGGGACAGGGAGCAGTGCCGATAGGAATGGTGTTCTCACCACCCAGCAACCGGTACTTTATACTTTTGGTGAGCGTATAGACGTAAGCGCTATAATCCTCATATTAATGAAAACCGGATTTTATGAGTATGCAGAACCTAATTATATAGGCTACGGTGGAGCACCATGTACCGTTACACCCAACGACGAATACTATAACAACCGGCAATGGGGGCTTAATAATGATGGTACATTGACGGCCAATAGTATTGAGGGAGCTGATATTGATATGGAAAAAGCCTGGGGCGTAACTACAGGAGATACCAGTGTAGTGGTGGCCATTTTAGACTCTGGTGTAAAACTGGATCACCCTGAGTTTGATGGCAGGCTTTGGGTAAATATGGGTGAAATAGCGGACAATCTTCTGGATGACGACGATAATGGTTATTACAACGATTACCACGGTTGGGACTTTGTAAATAATGATAATGACCCGGTAGATGACCATGGTCACGGCACCAATGTGGCGGGCATTATAGGCGCTACCGGAAATAACGGGATCGGCTATGCAGGTATGGACTGGAAATGTAAGCTGATGACCTGTAAGGTATTGGATGAAAACAATTCAGGTTTTTATTCTGCCTGGGTATCCGGTATTTATTATGCAGTTAATAATGGTGCAGATGTTATTAACATGTCTGTGGGAGGCACCAGTTACTCTGCAGCTATGAAGGATGCAGTTGGTTATGCAAGAGACAATGGCGTACCGGTGGTTGCCAGTATGATGAATACAGACAGTGATCAGGTATTTTATCCTGCAGGCTACGAAGAGGTGATTGCGGTTGGTGCCACCAACCCTGACCATAGCCGGGCAAATCCCTTCTTTTTCGATCCGGCCAGTGGCAGTAATTATGGGGCTCATATTGACATTGTAGCGCCGGGAAATTTTATCTACGGCCTTAACTACAAAGGTAATAATGATTACAACCGCATGTGGGGCGGCACCTCGCAGGCAGCACCGTTTGTAACAGGAGTTATTTCCCTTATGAAAGGAATAAGGAGTGATCTGTCCGTTGACTCAATTAAGAATATTTTATACAGCACTGCCATGGATGAAGTGGGCCTGCCTGAAGAAGATACCGGGGGGTGGGATAAGTATCATGGTCATGGGGTGCTCAATGCTTACCAGGCCGTGTCGGGATTAGCAGTCACTTACGAGGATCAGCTACTTTGCTCCGGTTCGGATTATACCTTTCCTGATGGGGTGGTTTTAACTGACATTACCGAAAACCTCATACGCACCAGTACACTCCTTTCTCAAAACAATTGCGATAGTATAGTGGTGACATCACTGGTGGTAAAGCCAACCTATAGCCGTACGCAGGAAGTTTCAGTATGCAGTGGTGAAAATTATACCTTTCCTGATGGAACCATTGCTGCCGGTATTTCTGAGGCTTTTGCCCATACAAGCCAGTTGACCACTGCCTATGGTTGCGATAGCCTGATATCGACGGTAGTTAATGTAAACACAGTTTATGAGATTGATGAGGAGGTAGCTGTATGCAGTGGAGGCGACTACACCTTCCCGGATGGTACCATCGTTACCGGCATAAGTAGCGAAATGGTGCATACGAGTACTTTTGAAACTGCACAGCATTGTGATAGTCTTATCACTACAAAAGTGAGCATAAGACCAAACCATCATACAGAGCAGGAAGTGCAGATATGTAGCGGAGGAAGTTATGTTTTTGCAGACAATACAGTGCTTGAAAACATTGTTGATGATACAGTTTATGTAAGCCACTTTAAAACAGAATATCAATGTGACAGCCTGATCACGACCAGCATCAGCGTAACACCCAACTATGAACTTACAGAAGAAGTGGAGGTATGCCTCGGCAATAGCTACACCTTCCCTGACGGCACATCAAAGGAAAACATAACAGGTGACATTACCTACAGCAGCCAATTGGCTACGGCCACTGGCTGCGATAGCCTGATCACTACCCATGTACAAGTAAGGTCTGTAGACGCCAAGATACTGGTGGGTGGGCAAACCCTGATATGCAATGCCCAGGAGGCTGAGTATCAATGGATAAACTGCGCTAATGGATCGGTGATTATAGAAGGGGAGGTGAGCCAGACGTTTAAACCTTTGCAGTCAGGTAGTTATGCTGTTATCGTTTCAAAAGACGGTTGCCAGGCTACATCAGAGTGCCTGGAGGTCACTCCATTAGGGGTAGGAGATTCAGAACAGGAGCTGGTTAGAGTTTATCCGAACCCTACTTATGGAGGGCTGGTCATAGAAACCAACGGGTTGGGTGAGCATTTTAAAGTGGAGGTGACGGACTTGTCCGGGAAGGCGATTAATGTGCCGGTTTTGTATGAATCAGGCAAGTTGAAAGTTCATATTGATCGACCTTCGGGTATTTATTTGCTGCATGTGTATGATAAAGCCGGAGTAACAACTTTTAAAATTATAAAGGAGTAG
- a CDS encoding bifunctional 3,4-dihydroxy-2-butanone-4-phosphate synthase/GTP cyclohydrolase II, with translation MSQDKIKLNTIEEALEDVKNGKVIIVVDDEDRENEGDFICAAECITPEIVNFMATHGRGLICVPLVEDRCEELGLELMVGRNTAAFETPFTVSVDLIGHGCTTGISAHDRFKTIKALADPETDPEELGKPGHIFPLRAKRGGVLRRAGHTEAAIDFARLAGFRPAGVLVEIMNEDGSMARLPDLVHVAERFDLKLVSIQDLITYRVEKESLIQRKVEDVHMPTEFGDFKLIAYEQTNTGDNHLALVKGEWDADEPVLVRVHSSCVTGDIFGSCRCDCGGQLHGAMQMVENEGKGVVLYMNQEGRGIGLVNKLRAYKLQEEGLDTVEANLKLGFEMDQRDYGIGAQILRDLNIHKIRLISNNPKKRVGLIGYGLEIVENVPIEMAPNVHNHTYLKTKRDKMGHQILKDKG, from the coding sequence ATGAGCCAGGATAAAATTAAATTGAACACTATTGAGGAAGCCCTCGAAGATGTAAAAAACGGGAAAGTGATCATAGTAGTAGATGATGAAGATCGTGAAAATGAAGGCGATTTCATTTGTGCTGCTGAATGCATCACCCCGGAGATCGTAAACTTTATGGCAACACATGGACGCGGTCTGATCTGTGTGCCGCTGGTTGAAGATCGCTGCGAAGAGTTAGGGCTTGAATTGATGGTAGGCCGTAATACCGCCGCCTTTGAAACACCTTTTACAGTTTCGGTTGACCTTATCGGTCATGGATGTACCACGGGTATCTCAGCACACGACAGGTTTAAAACCATAAAGGCCCTGGCTGACCCGGAGACAGACCCCGAGGAGCTTGGCAAGCCAGGACATATATTTCCGCTAAGGGCCAAGAGAGGTGGAGTGCTTCGGAGAGCAGGCCACACAGAAGCTGCAATAGATTTTGCAAGGCTTGCAGGTTTCAGACCGGCAGGAGTGCTTGTGGAAATTATGAATGAAGATGGCAGCATGGCACGTCTCCCTGACCTTGTTCATGTAGCAGAGCGCTTCGACCTGAAGCTGGTGTCTATACAGGATCTGATCACATACCGCGTAGAAAAGGAAAGCCTTATTCAGCGCAAAGTAGAAGATGTACATATGCCCACTGAGTTTGGCGACTTTAAGCTGATTGCATACGAGCAAACCAATACCGGTGATAACCACCTGGCTTTGGTAAAAGGCGAGTGGGATGCCGATGAGCCTGTTTTGGTAAGGGTGCACTCTTCCTGCGTAACGGGTGATATTTTCGGTTCATGTCGCTGCGACTGTGGCGGACAGCTGCACGGAGCTATGCAAATGGTGGAGAATGAAGGCAAAGGGGTAGTCCTTTACATGAATCAGGAAGGCCGGGGAATTGGTCTGGTCAACAAATTAAGGGCTTATAAGCTGCAGGAAGAAGGGCTTGACACCGTTGAAGCTAACCTGAAACTGGGTTTTGAAATGGATCAGCGGGATTATGGTATCGGAGCCCAGATATTGAGAGATCTTAACATTCATAAAATCAGGCTGATATCTAATAATCCAAAAAAACGTGTAGGATTAATTGGATATGGTCTGGAAATTGTGGAAAATGTACCTATAGAAATGGCCCCTAATGTACATAATCATACATATCTGAAAACAAAACGTGACAAGATGGGCCACCAAATACTAAAAGATAAAGGATAA
- the dnaG gene encoding DNA primase → MINQATIQQVKDRMDIEEVVSDYVSLKRKGQNLWACCPFHDEKTPSFSISPAKGIYKCFGCGKAGDAISFVEEHDGLTYIEAIRHLAQKYGIEVQEEEQSDDQVRQQNERDSLFIVLNFANEYFKETLKKHEEGQSIGLSYFRERGFTEKTIEKFELGYSLDQWDALTQKALKNAYNEDILEKAGLLVRKDDGKKYDRFRGRVIFPIHNVTGKVVAFGARTLKKDAKPKYLNSPETDVYHKSKILYGLFQGKQTIRQQDNCYLVEGYTDVISMHQSDIENVVSSSGTSLTDDQIRLIRRFTDNITVLFDGDTAGLMAALRGVDMILEAGLNVRVVVFPEGEDPDSYSRKLGTSEFKKYLKENSRDLITFKAGLYAEEAARDPIRKAESIKEIVSSITKIPDPIKRAIYIKETSSVLDIDEGVLLSEMNKLLINQKRKKGKEREQQETSNEMLQELMDGPAESKTLDHSKIVKIQERESIRLLINYGFNEIEEEYRLYNYLFEQLEDIEFTTPVYKEILDIFKRELAEGRVVDSHFFINHCSTEIKNEVVNLLTERHEVSPNWNDKFQIFVPHEHDILENVVFTNVLRLKFRVIQKLITDNLSKMKDAKEEEEQDRYFKIHGELKKSEMEIAKVLGIVVSR, encoded by the coding sequence TTGATAAATCAGGCAACGATACAGCAGGTTAAAGACAGGATGGATATTGAGGAGGTCGTGTCTGACTATGTGAGTTTAAAAAGAAAGGGGCAAAATCTATGGGCATGCTGCCCTTTTCATGACGAGAAAACACCTTCGTTTTCCATATCACCAGCCAAGGGTATCTATAAGTGTTTTGGTTGTGGTAAAGCGGGTGATGCTATCTCATTTGTAGAGGAGCATGACGGACTTACGTATATTGAAGCCATTCGCCACCTGGCACAAAAATATGGCATTGAAGTACAGGAAGAGGAGCAGAGTGACGATCAGGTGCGGCAACAAAATGAGCGGGACAGCCTTTTTATTGTACTAAATTTTGCCAATGAGTATTTTAAGGAGACTTTAAAGAAGCATGAAGAGGGGCAGTCTATAGGGTTAAGTTACTTCCGGGAGCGTGGTTTTACAGAGAAAACCATCGAGAAGTTTGAGTTGGGTTACAGTCTCGATCAGTGGGATGCACTAACTCAAAAAGCCCTTAAAAATGCTTATAATGAAGATATCCTGGAGAAGGCAGGACTACTTGTACGCAAGGATGATGGTAAGAAGTATGATCGTTTCCGGGGGCGTGTCATTTTTCCCATACACAATGTTACCGGTAAAGTAGTAGCTTTTGGTGCGCGTACTTTAAAGAAGGATGCTAAACCAAAGTACCTCAATTCGCCCGAGACCGATGTATATCATAAAAGTAAGATCCTCTACGGTCTTTTTCAGGGCAAGCAGACTATTCGCCAGCAAGACAATTGCTACCTTGTAGAAGGCTATACTGATGTGATTTCGATGCATCAGTCTGATATAGAGAATGTTGTATCCTCCTCCGGCACATCGCTTACGGATGACCAGATCAGGTTGATAAGGAGGTTTACTGATAATATTACGGTATTATTTGACGGAGATACCGCAGGACTGATGGCTGCGCTGCGAGGGGTGGATATGATCCTCGAGGCGGGGCTTAACGTTCGGGTGGTGGTGTTTCCTGAAGGTGAAGACCCGGATAGCTATTCGCGAAAGCTGGGCACTTCGGAGTTTAAAAAGTACCTGAAGGAAAACTCACGCGATCTCATCACCTTCAAAGCTGGCCTGTATGCTGAAGAGGCCGCCCGCGATCCGATCAGGAAGGCCGAATCCATCAAAGAGATCGTCAGTAGTATCACCAAAATACCTGACCCGATAAAGCGGGCTATATATATCAAGGAGACCTCTTCGGTGCTTGATATTGATGAAGGAGTGCTTCTATCGGAGATGAACAAGCTGCTGATCAACCAGAAGCGAAAGAAAGGCAAGGAACGTGAACAGCAGGAGACCAGCAATGAAATGTTGCAGGAGCTTATGGATGGCCCGGCGGAGAGCAAAACGCTTGATCATTCCAAAATCGTTAAAATTCAGGAACGGGAGAGTATCAGGCTGTTGATCAACTATGGCTTCAATGAAATAGAAGAAGAGTACAGGCTTTATAACTATCTTTTCGAGCAGCTGGAAGACATAGAATTTACCACACCGGTCTACAAGGAAATACTGGATATATTTAAAAGGGAACTTGCAGAAGGCAGGGTAGTGGATAGCCATTTTTTTATTAACCATTGCTCAACTGAAATAAAAAATGAGGTGGTCAACCTGCTTACGGAAAGGCATGAAGTGAGTCCCAACTGGAATGATAAGTTCCAGATATTTGTACCTCATGAGCATGACATTTTGGAGAATGTAGTATTCACCAATGTACTCCGGCTTAAGTTTCGGGTGATACAGAAGCTAATAACCGATAACCTGTCTAAAATGAAAGATGCGAAAGAGGAAGAGGAGCAGGATCGATATTTTAAAATACATGGAGAGTTGAAAAAATCCGAAATGGAGATCGCCAAAGTGCTGGGCATCGTTGTATCCCGCTGA
- the priA gene encoding replication restart helicase PriA: MSQLEFHTATEEIRQTWFVDVILPVPIPKMFTYRVPHDMDELVQTGCRVIVQFGSRKILTGVIGRIHETPPEKYEAKYILEVLDDEPVINEIQIVLFQWIADYYMCTLGEVLNIALPTGLKLSSESKVQLHPHFDYYESDLEFSDKETIVLETLIKNDSLSYGEISKLLNQKSIYTIIKSLVYKETIIIFEEVKEKYRPKKESRIRLRPQWLAKNELEKLFNELAGKPKQEAILLHYLQNVQVFNQPELNKNGLIKSSFTGGDLSDSSLRTLVKHEVFEEFEVIVSRFDSYDNSLAEVNLTETQLKAKEEILTSFKEKDVTLLHGITGSGKTELYISLIQDALEGGSQILYLLPEIALTTQIVSRLRKIFGDKMGVYHSKFSDNERVEVWKGVLSGRYQFVVGVRSAIFLPFDNLGLIVVDEEHESSYKQYDPAPRYNARDVAMMIGSQHHAKVLLGSATPSMESQYQARQGKYGLVKLTTRFGAGQLPDFVVADMIREKNKKLSKGEFSSELINAINQALENKEQVIIFQNRRGYSPYITCGECGWIPKCNSCAVSLTYHQYRKELRCHYCGYKEPLPNTCEACGATHLKTIGFGTEKLEEEISLLFPLARVQRMDLDTTRKKRSYDTIISDFEQGNIDILVGTQMVSKGLDFDNVNLVGIFDIDRMLYFPDFRSFERTFQLSTQVSGRAGRRDKKGKVVIQTRNTDQPVLKQIITNGYNQFYESEIAERQTHHYPPFTRLIGVIVKNRDAKLASLTAVKLGNLIKEKLGTKRVLGPEEPVISKIRNEFLMELIIKLERSQVSLSKVKHILLEARLELMQEKELKTSKIIFDVDPY; encoded by the coding sequence ATGAGTCAACTTGAGTTCCATACGGCCACCGAAGAAATCCGGCAAACCTGGTTTGTGGATGTTATCCTACCTGTGCCCATACCCAAGATGTTTACCTACCGGGTGCCTCATGACATGGATGAGCTGGTACAAACCGGGTGCAGAGTAATCGTACAGTTTGGCTCACGAAAAATATTGACAGGCGTGATTGGCAGGATCCATGAAACCCCTCCGGAAAAATATGAAGCCAAGTACATCCTGGAGGTGCTGGACGATGAGCCGGTGATCAATGAAATACAGATTGTACTCTTTCAGTGGATAGCTGACTACTATATGTGTACACTTGGTGAAGTATTGAATATTGCTTTACCCACCGGCCTGAAGCTCAGTAGCGAATCCAAAGTACAGCTGCACCCCCATTTCGATTACTATGAGTCCGACCTGGAGTTTAGCGACAAGGAAACCATAGTACTGGAAACCTTGATAAAAAATGATAGTCTTAGCTATGGTGAGATAAGCAAATTGCTTAACCAAAAATCGATTTACACCATTATTAAGTCGCTCGTCTACAAGGAGACCATCATCATTTTTGAAGAAGTAAAAGAGAAATACAGGCCCAAAAAAGAGTCTCGGATTAGGTTAAGGCCCCAATGGCTGGCTAAAAATGAACTTGAAAAACTATTTAATGAGCTGGCCGGCAAGCCAAAGCAGGAAGCCATACTGCTTCATTACCTGCAAAATGTACAGGTTTTCAATCAGCCTGAGCTCAACAAAAACGGTCTGATCAAATCAAGTTTTACAGGCGGTGATTTATCAGATTCTTCTCTCAGAACACTCGTAAAGCATGAGGTCTTCGAAGAATTTGAAGTCATAGTATCCCGATTTGACTCGTATGACAACTCTTTGGCAGAGGTAAACCTGACAGAAACCCAGCTAAAAGCCAAAGAAGAGATACTTACCAGCTTTAAAGAAAAAGATGTTACTCTACTCCACGGTATTACGGGAAGTGGGAAAACAGAGCTTTACATCAGCCTGATCCAGGATGCACTGGAAGGTGGAAGCCAGATCCTTTATCTGCTTCCTGAAATAGCACTTACCACCCAGATTGTTAGCCGACTGCGCAAAATATTTGGGGACAAAATGGGTGTCTATCATTCTAAATTTTCTGATAATGAGCGTGTTGAAGTCTGGAAAGGAGTGCTTTCAGGCAGGTACCAGTTTGTAGTGGGTGTGCGGTCAGCAATATTTTTACCCTTTGACAACCTCGGTCTTATTGTGGTGGATGAGGAGCATGAGTCATCATACAAGCAATACGACCCCGCCCCGAGGTATAATGCCAGAGATGTGGCTATGATGATCGGCAGTCAGCATCATGCCAAGGTACTGCTAGGCTCTGCCACTCCTTCCATGGAATCGCAATATCAGGCCCGGCAGGGTAAATATGGCCTGGTAAAACTCACCACCCGCTTTGGAGCAGGCCAGCTTCCTGACTTTGTGGTTGCTGATATGATCCGGGAAAAGAATAAAAAGTTATCTAAAGGTGAGTTTTCCTCAGAGCTGATCAATGCTATCAACCAGGCTCTTGAAAATAAGGAGCAGGTGATCATTTTTCAAAACCGCCGGGGATATTCACCCTACATCACTTGTGGCGAATGTGGCTGGATACCCAAATGCAACAGTTGCGCTGTCAGCCTGACTTATCATCAATACAGAAAAGAACTCAGGTGCCACTATTGTGGATATAAAGAACCGCTTCCCAACACCTGTGAGGCCTGCGGTGCCACACACCTGAAAACAATCGGCTTTGGTACGGAAAAACTGGAAGAGGAAATTTCGCTCCTTTTTCCGCTGGCCCGTGTACAACGTATGGATCTGGACACCACCCGGAAAAAGCGTAGTTACGACACCATTATATCCGATTTTGAGCAAGGCAACATCGACATACTAGTAGGTACTCAAATGGTAAGTAAAGGGCTGGATTTTGACAATGTGAACCTGGTTGGCATCTTCGATATTGACAGGATGTTGTACTTTCCTGATTTCAGGTCATTTGAGCGCACATTCCAGCTTTCTACCCAGGTAAGCGGACGGGCAGGCAGAAGGGACAAAAAAGGTAAAGTAGTGATCCAGACCAGGAATACTGATCAACCTGTACTCAAACAGATCATTACCAATGGCTACAACCAGTTTTACGAAAGTGAAATAGCCGAGCGCCAGACACACCACTATCCTCCTTTTACTCGTTTGATAGGTGTGATTGTGAAAAATCGTGATGCGAAACTGGCCTCTTTAACTGCAGTTAAACTTGGCAATCTGATCAAAGAAAAACTTGGCACAAAACGTGTGCTTGGCCCGGAGGAACCGGTAATATCAAAAATCAGAAATGAGTTTCTGATGGAGCTGATCATCAAACTGGAAAGATCACAGGTAAGTCTGTCCAAGGTTAAACACATATTACTGGAGGCAAGACTGGAGTTAATGCAGGAAAAAGAGTTAAAAACATCAAAAATTATTTTCGATGTAGATCCCTACTAA